The window GGTGCTTTGGCACTGATAAATGCAGATGACCCGAATTTAGCAAGTTACAATGGAGAAAAGAAGGTTTTTTACAGTGTTGATGAGAATGCGCTCAGCAGGTTGGCAAATGTAACGCTTGATTCACGATTTTGTCCAGTTTGTAATGGTAAGCTTGAGTATACATTTTATAACGTGGGACACTTGGGTAAATACTACTGTTTAAAATGCGGATATAAAAATCCTGAGAGTAGATTTTTTATCACCAACATAAGGGCTAAAAATAACGGTTTTATATTTGACTTTATTGATAGAGAACATGACACAAAAATTCAAGAGATCAGGTTGAAGTTAGGCGGAATTTATAACCTTTACAATGTCTGTGCAGCAATGTCTGTAGCTATGTTACTGGGGATAGAAACGAATAAAATAAAAGAACGTGTTGAGACTTTTACAAACAAACTTGGGCGTATGGAAGAAATAGAGGTATATGGTAAGCAAGTAGTAATATCTCTTGTCAAAAATCCAATTGGTATGAGTGAAACGCTGAAGATAATAGCAGAGGATCCTTGTCCTAAAGCAATTGTTTTTATTCTCAATGACAACGCTGCTGATGGTAAAGATGTATCGTGGATTTGGGATGCTGATTTTGATATTTTGAGCGAAGTGAAGAATATAAAAGCTTTATTCTTTGGTGGCAAAAGAAAAGAGGATATAGCGCTGAGAGTTAAATACAGTAGTTTTGAATTAAAAGACTTTGAGTTTCTTGATTTTGAAAGAGATTTGAAAAAAGTAATTGCGTTAGAAGGAGTTAATAAGATTTACATTCTTCCCACGTACACAGCTTTGTTTAAGACCAAAAAAATAATAGAGAATTTGAAAAGACCGTGAGGTGATTGATTTGGAACTAAACATTGTGAATATGTTTCCAAAAGCTTTAAACTTATATGGTGACAGAGGTAATATTATTACGCTACAAAAAAGATGTGAATGGAGAGGTATAAAAGCAAATATAGTTGAATATAGTTTCAATTCTAACGCAGACATTTTAAAAACTGCAGATATAATCCTGCTAGGAGGGGCATCTGACAGGGAGCAAGGAATTATGTACAGTCATTTGCTAAGCTTAAAAGATTTGCTTAAAAGTTTGATCGAAGATGGAGTTTGCCTGCTTGCAATATGTGGAGGGTATCAGCTCTTGGGAGAGGCTTATATTGATGCAAACCAAAATGTAATAAAAGGACTTGGAGTATTAGATTTTTATACTAAGTCTGAAGGTAAAAGGCTAATTGGGAATATAGTCATTGAAACAACATTAGATGTTTTTCCAAAAACAGTTGTTGGTTACGAAAATCACGGTGGTAGAACATATCATGGTTATCAACCTTTTGGCAAGGTCCTAAAAGGTTTTGGCAATAACGGAAAGGACGGGTTTGAGGGGCTAATTTATAAAAACGTTATAGGCACATATTTGCACGGCCCTCTTCTACCTAAAAATCCACATATTGCAGATTATATGCTCAAAAAAGCTCTTGAAAGAAAATATTCTTTTGATACTTTGCAATTTCAAAAATTGGATGACACTTTAGAGTACATGGTTCACGAGAAGGTAAAAGAATTGTATATGTAAAACAATAATTGTAGCAAGGGGCTGTAACACAATGAAGCAGCCTTTTATATTATAGTTCACAAATTTACAAATTTTCATATTGACTTTTTTGAACAAAAATTATAAAATAATAGTGTCAGATGTCAGATGTTAGATGTCTGACATCTAAAAAATAAAAAATGAGGTTTGCATTTTATGAAGAATATGAAAAAAAGATTATTTGCGGTGTTAAGTCTTGTTGTGATTGCTGCACTCTTGCTAAGCTTGAATGTATCTTGGAACATGGCAAATGGGTCTACATCGCAAAAAGTCTTTAA is drawn from Caldicellulosiruptor naganoensis and contains these coding sequences:
- a CDS encoding MurT ligase domain-containing protein; amino-acid sequence: MKNLRFYIAIFAGNTVRFLLKLLRKDATSAPGKIALRICPDILKEIDRRCKLKIFVSGTNGKTTTNNLIHWLINSDKVVLSNLKGSNMANGLVGAFLNNLKESYDIGCFEIDEGSLPRVTKHLKPDIFVTTNIFRDQLDRYGELDKVKELILGHINGALALINADDPNLASYNGEKKVFYSVDENALSRLANVTLDSRFCPVCNGKLEYTFYNVGHLGKYYCLKCGYKNPESRFFITNIRAKNNGFIFDFIDREHDTKIQEIRLKLGGIYNLYNVCAAMSVAMLLGIETNKIKERVETFTNKLGRMEEIEVYGKQVVISLVKNPIGMSETLKIIAEDPCPKAIVFILNDNAADGKDVSWIWDADFDILSEVKNIKALFFGGKRKEDIALRVKYSSFELKDFEFLDFERDLKKVIALEGVNKIYILPTYTALFKTKKIIENLKRP
- a CDS encoding type 1 glutamine amidotransferase gives rise to the protein MNMFPKALNLYGDRGNIITLQKRCEWRGIKANIVEYSFNSNADILKTADIILLGGASDREQGIMYSHLLSLKDLLKSLIEDGVCLLAICGGYQLLGEAYIDANQNVIKGLGVLDFYTKSEGKRLIGNIVIETTLDVFPKTVVGYENHGGRTYHGYQPFGKVLKGFGNNGKDGFEGLIYKNVIGTYLHGPLLPKNPHIADYMLKKALERKYSFDTLQFQKLDDTLEYMVHEKVKELYM